In Rahnella sikkimica, the following are encoded in one genomic region:
- the rfaC gene encoding lipopolysaccharide heptosyltransferase RfaC, whose amino-acid sequence MRVLIVKTSSMGDVLHTLPALTDAMQAIPGIRFDWVVEEGFTQIPGWHPAVDRVIPVAIRRWRKNWFGSETRQQRCDFKREVQSRTYDAVIDAQGLIKSAALITRVAKGEKHGQDCKSAREPFASWFYNQRHEIDKKQHAVERTRELFAKSLGYEKPAVQGDYAIAARFLSHPPEDAGQYLVFLHATTRADKHWPEEHWRELIGLFSTHNIRIKLPWGAEHEYQRALRLAEGFPFVEVLPKLSLQNVAEVLAGAKAVVSVDTGLSHLTAALDRPNITLYGPTDPGLIGGYGKNQFICRPFSGNQMADILPQQVKALLDEEVG is encoded by the coding sequence ATGCGGGTTCTCATCGTCAAAACATCGTCAATGGGTGACGTTCTGCATACTCTCCCGGCACTGACCGATGCCATGCAGGCCATCCCCGGTATCCGCTTTGACTGGGTGGTGGAGGAAGGTTTCACACAAATTCCCGGCTGGCATCCGGCGGTCGATCGCGTGATCCCGGTAGCAATCCGGCGCTGGCGCAAGAACTGGTTTGGTTCTGAAACCCGCCAGCAACGCTGTGATTTCAAACGTGAAGTGCAATCGCGGACTTATGATGCCGTCATTGACGCACAAGGCCTGATCAAAAGCGCGGCGCTGATTACCCGTGTCGCAAAAGGCGAAAAGCACGGTCAGGATTGCAAAAGTGCCCGCGAGCCTTTTGCCAGCTGGTTCTACAATCAGCGTCATGAAATCGATAAAAAACAACATGCTGTAGAACGCACCCGCGAGCTTTTCGCAAAAAGTCTGGGCTATGAAAAGCCTGCGGTTCAGGGCGACTACGCCATCGCCGCGCGCTTCCTTTCACATCCTCCCGAAGATGCGGGCCAGTATCTGGTTTTCCTCCACGCCACTACCCGCGCGGATAAACACTGGCCGGAAGAACACTGGCGCGAACTGATCGGCCTGTTCAGTACGCACAATATCCGTATCAAACTACCGTGGGGCGCGGAACACGAGTATCAGCGTGCACTGCGACTTGCAGAAGGTTTCCCCTTCGTTGAAGTATTACCGAAATTAAGCCTGCAAAATGTGGCCGAAGTGCTGGCAGGGGCAAAAGCCGTGGTTTCAGTCGATACCGGCCTGAGTCATTTGACGGCTGCGCTGGATCGCCCCAATATCACGCTTTACGGCCCGACAGATCCGGGACTTATCGGCGGATACGGGAAAAATCAGTTTATTTGCCGCCCGTTCTCCGGGAATCAAATGGCGGATATTCTTCCGCAACAGGTAAAAGCACTGCTTGATGAGGAGGTCGGTTAA
- the rfaF gene encoding ADP-heptose--LPS heptosyltransferase RfaF, whose translation MKILVIGPSWVGDMMMSQSLYRTLKAAHPEAQIDVMAPAWCRPLLDRMPEVRQALPMPLGHGALELGERRRLGISLRGEHYQRAFVLPNSFKSALVPFFARIPQRTGWRGEMRYGLLNDLRVLDKAAFPLMVQRYAALGYNAQQIRTAADLPQPVLWPKLQVSEAEVAAVKTSFAVDDSRPLIGFCPGAEFGPAKRWPHYHYAALAEKLIGEGQQVVLFGSAKDHPAGEQIRLALTESAQPFCLNLAGKTSLDQAVVMIAACQAVVSNDSGLMHVAAALDKPLVALYGPSSPDFTPPLSHQAKVIRLITGYHKVRKGDAEEGYHQSLIDIQPEQVYQELSQLLNSGKGL comes from the coding sequence ATGAAAATACTGGTAATTGGGCCGTCGTGGGTCGGTGACATGATGATGTCACAAAGTCTCTACCGCACGCTGAAAGCTGCGCACCCGGAAGCGCAAATCGACGTGATGGCACCCGCATGGTGCCGTCCTTTGCTCGACCGGATGCCGGAAGTGCGTCAGGCACTGCCAATGCCGCTGGGTCACGGTGCTCTGGAACTCGGGGAGCGCCGCCGTCTGGGCATTTCGCTGCGTGGCGAACACTATCAGCGCGCCTTTGTGCTGCCTAACTCGTTCAAATCGGCACTGGTTCCGTTCTTTGCCCGCATTCCTCAGCGAACCGGCTGGCGTGGCGAAATGCGTTATGGCCTGCTCAATGATCTGCGGGTTCTCGATAAAGCCGCCTTTCCTCTGATGGTTCAGCGCTATGCCGCGCTGGGATATAACGCACAACAAATCCGCACCGCTGCCGATTTACCGCAGCCGGTTCTCTGGCCGAAATTACAGGTGTCAGAAGCTGAAGTTGCGGCGGTCAAAACCTCATTTGCTGTCGACGACAGCAGGCCGCTTATCGGTTTTTGTCCGGGCGCTGAATTTGGTCCGGCAAAGCGCTGGCCGCACTATCATTACGCCGCTCTGGCCGAAAAACTGATTGGCGAAGGCCAGCAGGTCGTGCTCTTCGGTTCTGCGAAAGACCACCCGGCAGGAGAACAAATCCGCCTTGCCCTGACCGAAAGCGCGCAGCCTTTCTGCCTGAATCTGGCAGGAAAAACGTCGCTGGATCAGGCCGTAGTAATGATTGCAGCCTGTCAGGCCGTGGTCAGCAATGACTCAGGGCTGATGCATGTTGCCGCCGCGCTGGATAAACCGCTGGTTGCCCTGTACGGGCCGAGCAGCCCGGATTTCACCCCGCCGCTCAGCCATCAGGCCAAAGTGATCCGCCTCATTACCGGCTACCATAAAGTCCGTAAAGGCGATGCGGAAGAAGGCTATCATCAGAGTCTGATCGACATTCAGCCGGAACAGGTTTATCAGGAATTAAGTCAGTTATTGAATTCAGGGAAGGGGCTGTAA